The Hymenobacter sp. 5317J-9 genome has a window encoding:
- a CDS encoding HAMP domain-containing sensor histidine kinase: MSIRLRLALQFGLILAVILLLFALSVYFATLQSRRTLFTQSLFKRTLVVGHAYAEGQRNQHAGSPPALYRRYLRQLYRTLPDEEGRVYDQANRLVFREGQGAAKPVPIEWLAEVRRNGRAVLEPEKNYHETVGLLYRDPRLGPLVVVASSVDEDSRQQLGELRRLLVLGLLAALVVMGLGSWFFAGRALRPLRRMVREVDGITATDLSQRLSQGAGSTDEIGHLTQRFNRLLDRLQAAFAGQRTFVRDASHELRTPLTALIGELEVALLQAERPPAEYRRVLQSTLDSARQLNQLTNGLLSIARASDDPSQVPMAEVRLDELLLQAHEQLLRRHSTCRVDLNFGEGEDASAFVVNGNETLLLSAVLNVLDNACKFSAGTGRPVTATLTRTASSLALLVTDEGPGLPPADLQQVFVPFFRAASARGVPGHGIGLPLAARIMALHGGTVRLESEPGHGTHVWLEWPLQPAK, translated from the coding sequence ATGTCCATTCGCCTTCGTCTGGCGCTGCAGTTCGGGCTGATTCTGGCCGTGATACTGCTGCTGTTTGCGCTGAGTGTGTACTTCGCCACGCTGCAGTCGCGGCGCACGCTGTTCACCCAAAGCCTGTTTAAGCGCACGCTGGTGGTGGGGCACGCCTACGCCGAAGGCCAGCGCAACCAGCACGCCGGCAGTCCGCCCGCGCTCTACCGCCGCTACCTGCGCCAGCTCTACCGCACCCTGCCCGACGAGGAAGGCCGCGTGTACGACCAAGCCAACCGGCTGGTGTTTCGGGAAGGGCAGGGGGCGGCCAAGCCGGTGCCCATTGAGTGGCTGGCCGAGGTGCGCCGCAACGGCCGCGCCGTGCTGGAGCCCGAAAAAAACTACCACGAAACCGTGGGCTTGCTCTACCGCGACCCGCGCCTGGGCCCGCTGGTGGTGGTGGCTTCGTCGGTAGACGAAGACAGCCGGCAGCAGCTGGGTGAACTGCGGCGCCTGCTGGTGCTGGGCCTGCTGGCGGCCTTGGTGGTGATGGGCCTGGGGAGCTGGTTTTTTGCGGGCCGGGCCCTGCGGCCGCTCCGGCGCATGGTGCGCGAAGTCGACGGCATCACGGCCACAGACCTGAGCCAGCGCCTGAGCCAGGGCGCCGGCAGCACCGACGAAATAGGCCACCTTACCCAGCGCTTCAACCGCCTGCTCGACCGCCTGCAGGCGGCTTTTGCGGGGCAGCGCACCTTCGTGCGCGACGCCTCGCACGAGCTGCGCACGCCGCTCACGGCCCTCATCGGCGAGCTGGAAGTGGCGCTGCTGCAGGCCGAGCGGCCCCCGGCCGAGTACCGCCGCGTGCTGCAAAGCACCCTCGACTCGGCCCGGCAGCTCAACCAGCTCACCAACGGCCTGCTCTCCATTGCGCGGGCCTCCGACGACCCCTCGCAGGTGCCCATGGCCGAGGTGCGCCTCGACGAGCTGCTGCTGCAGGCCCACGAGCAGCTGCTGCGCCGCCATTCCACCTGCCGCGTCGACCTCAATTTTGGCGAGGGCGAGGACGCGAGTGCCTTTGTGGTGAATGGCAACGAAACATTGCTGCTCTCGGCCGTGCTGAACGTGCTAGACAACGCCTGCAAGTTTTCGGCCGGCACGGGGCGGCCCGTCACGGCCACGCTCACGCGCACGGCCAGCAGCCTGGCCCTGCTCGTGACGGACGAAGGCCCCGGCCTGCCGCCCGCCGACCTGCAGCAGGTGTTCGTGCCGTTCTTCCGGGCGGCTTCGGCCCGCGGGGTGCCGGGGCACGGCATCGGGCTGCCGCTGGCGGCCCGCATCATGGCGCTGCACGGCGGCACGGTGCGCCTCGAAAGCGAGCCCGGCCACGGCACCCACGTGTGGCTGGAATGGCCTCTGCAGCCCGCCAAATGA
- a CDS encoding SulP family inorganic anion transporter → MSQVVSSPSRTGSPIVAPSPVGAPLPSKGLFGTIGQDAPAGLVVFLVALPLCLGISLASGAPLLAGVIAGIVGGVLVSLLSGSAVSVSGPAAGLTVVVLSAIATLGSWPAVLAATAVAGVIQIGLGLARAGIIALYFPAAVIRGMLAAIGIILILKQLPHFFGADADYFEDMNFLQFNGLNTFSAIGAAMRALSPGSVLVGVVSLLILLLWNTEPVKRQPWSRLVPGALIAVLASVAINGLLKKFAPNVQVLPEHLVKLPVLSSLGQLAGEMTFPDFSALRKPATYGVAFTIAVVASLETLLSVEAVDNLDPQKRHTPTNRELLAQGAGNLVSGLLGGLPLTAVIVRSSANIAAGAQTKLSAFIHGLLLLTSLLFLGAVLNLIPLSALAAVLLLVGYKLTPPALYRKQWKLGREQFVPFIITIVAVLFTDLLKGVSIGLALGFFFILRDNAKAGSYLRREEVDADDAETPEALLHLRLPEHVSFLNKASIVTTLEQLPTNSRVILDGSRSDVIDHDVLEAIEAFRQAAPARGIELELRGIRQVALGTH, encoded by the coding sequence ATGTCACAGGTTGTTTCGTCGCCATCGCGCACGGGTTCCCCCATCGTTGCCCCGAGTCCGGTGGGCGCGCCTCTGCCTTCCAAGGGCCTTTTCGGCACAATAGGACAGGATGCACCGGCTGGCTTGGTGGTGTTTCTGGTGGCGTTGCCGCTGTGTCTGGGCATTTCGCTGGCCTCGGGTGCACCGCTGCTGGCGGGCGTGATTGCAGGCATTGTGGGCGGCGTGCTGGTGAGTTTGCTCAGCGGTTCGGCGGTGAGCGTGAGCGGGCCGGCGGCCGGCCTCACGGTGGTGGTGCTCTCGGCCATTGCCACGCTGGGCTCGTGGCCGGCGGTGCTGGCGGCTACGGCCGTGGCCGGCGTCATTCAGATTGGGTTGGGGCTGGCCCGGGCGGGCATCATCGCGCTCTACTTCCCGGCGGCCGTTATCCGCGGCATGCTGGCGGCCATTGGCATTATCCTCATTCTGAAGCAGCTGCCGCACTTCTTTGGCGCCGATGCCGACTATTTTGAGGACATGAATTTTCTGCAGTTCAACGGCCTGAACACCTTCTCGGCCATTGGCGCGGCCATGCGGGCGCTGAGCCCCGGCTCGGTGCTGGTGGGCGTGGTGTCGCTGCTGATTCTACTGCTCTGGAACACGGAGCCGGTGAAGCGGCAGCCTTGGTCGCGCCTGGTGCCGGGTGCCCTGATTGCGGTGCTGGCGTCGGTCGCCATCAACGGCCTGCTGAAAAAGTTTGCCCCCAATGTGCAGGTGCTGCCCGAGCACCTGGTGAAGCTGCCGGTGCTGTCGTCGCTGGGCCAGCTGGCCGGCGAAATGACTTTCCCGGATTTCAGCGCCCTGCGCAAGCCGGCCACCTACGGCGTGGCCTTCACCATTGCCGTGGTGGCCTCGCTCGAAACGCTGCTCAGCGTGGAGGCCGTCGACAACCTCGACCCCCAGAAACGCCACACCCCCACCAACCGCGAGCTGCTGGCGCAGGGCGCGGGCAACCTGGTGAGCGGCCTGCTGGGCGGCTTGCCGCTCACGGCGGTTATCGTGCGCTCGTCGGCCAACATTGCGGCCGGGGCCCAAACCAAGCTGTCGGCCTTTATCCATGGCCTGCTGCTGCTCACGAGCCTGCTGTTTCTGGGCGCCGTGCTGAATTTGATTCCGCTGTCGGCCCTGGCGGCGGTGCTGCTGCTGGTGGGCTACAAGCTGACGCCGCCGGCTCTCTACCGCAAGCAGTGGAAGCTGGGGCGTGAGCAGTTCGTTCCCTTCATCATCACCATCGTGGCGGTGCTGTTCACCGATTTGCTGAAGGGCGTGAGCATCGGGTTGGCGCTGGGCTTCTTCTTCATTCTGCGCGACAACGCCAAGGCCGGCTCCTACCTGCGTCGCGAGGAAGTGGACGCCGACGACGCCGAAACGCCCGAGGCCCTGCTTCACCTGCGCTTGCCCGAGCACGTGTCCTTCCTCAACAAAGCCAGCATTGTGACCACGCTGGAGCAACTGCCCACCAACAGCCGCGTCATCCTCGACGGCAGCCGTTCCGACGTCATCGACCACGACGTGCTCGAAGCCATTGAAGCCTTCCGCCAGGCCGCTCCCGCCCGTGGCATCGAGCTGGAGCTGCGCGGCATCCGGCAGGTGGCGCTGGGCACGCATTAG
- a CDS encoding carbonic anhydrase: MAGISKILENNKKWVSDRNAKDPNFFKNLANGQAPKYLFIGCSDSRVPASGITGTGPGEMFVHRNIANLVVHTDMNLLSVLQYAVEVLGVQDILVVGHYGCGGVAAAAANKQYGLIDNWLVNIRDVIRTHEAEYLRIKDDTQRARRLVELNVIEQVRNLAKTNIIQNAMRGDNPPRLHGLVYDIADGVLKDLNVDGDDVINEMEHIYATEAPPSETAPKADNQANTYDGPTENPAEEVPGFKAAAKK; encoded by the coding sequence ATGGCTGGAATCAGCAAAATTCTCGAAAACAACAAAAAATGGGTTTCGGACCGCAACGCGAAGGACCCCAACTTCTTTAAAAACCTGGCCAACGGGCAGGCGCCCAAGTACCTGTTTATCGGCTGCTCCGATTCGCGGGTGCCGGCGTCGGGCATCACGGGCACGGGCCCGGGCGAGATGTTTGTGCACCGCAACATTGCCAACCTGGTGGTGCACACCGACATGAACCTGCTAAGCGTGCTGCAATACGCCGTGGAAGTACTGGGCGTGCAGGACATTCTGGTGGTGGGCCACTACGGCTGCGGCGGCGTGGCGGCGGCGGCGGCCAACAAGCAGTATGGGCTGATTGACAACTGGTTGGTGAATATCCGTGACGTTATCCGCACGCACGAAGCCGAGTACTTGCGCATCAAGGATGACACCCAGCGGGCGCGCCGTCTGGTAGAGCTGAACGTGATTGAGCAGGTGCGCAACCTGGCCAAAACCAACATCATCCAGAACGCTATGCGCGGCGACAACCCGCCCCGCCTGCACGGCCTCGTGTACGACATCGCCGACGGCGTGCTGAAAGACCTGAACGTGGACGGCGATGACGTGATAAACGAGATGGAACACATCTACGCCACCGAAGCCCCACCCTCCGAAACCGCTCCGAAGGCCGACAACCAAGCCAACACCTACGACGGGCCCACCGAAAACCCGGCCGAAGAGGTGCCGGGCTTTAAGGCGGCTGCCAAAAAATAA
- a CDS encoding M1 family aminopeptidase, which translates to MKHLSLLGLLGLVATSAAHAQAPGAKPESPYRASATKINDLVHTKLDVRFDYAKRYLYGKEWVTLKPHAYPTDSLRLDAKGMDIKAVALVTGGQQTPLKYNYADGMNLRINLGRMFKPGEEYTIYLDYTAKPDELKVQGSAAITDAKGLYFINPDSATAGKPVQIWTQGETEGSSAWFPTIDRPNQKTTEEISMTVPAKYVTLSNGKLVSSTPAGSGLRTDTWKMDLPHAPYLFMMAVGDFKKTTDTWRGKEVSYYLEPKYAPFAKQIFGNTTDMLEFYSNRLGVEYPWNKYSQIVARDYVSGAMENTTATLHGEQVQMTDRELLDRQYSSESVIAHELFHQWFGDYVTAESWSNITVNETMADFSEGLYAEHKYGRDAADAHYYTYLRRYLSSPRDAAKTLVRFHYDQQEEVFDLVSYQKGGAIMDMLRTYLGDDVFFAGLQKYLKDNAFGNGEAHQMRLAFEAVSGQDLNWFWNQWYYSPGHPVVTIDYAWDAGKKVQSVTVKQTQPGTPFQLPFTINYYVGGKAMHQAVTMTEATQTFTMPLSAKPDLVNVDASKKLLWNKTDNKSAAEFAYQYGHAPLYVDRREAVAAAAKDQTTNAASRAVLLAALNDKFYAIRGAAAQALKMDDKAVAKAAAPALRKLAATEKNTVVLAQVLSSLAQLKDKKDEKLFSQQLNSQSYAVQSAALRSLAAVQPAQALARAKMLEKESNGALAQAVMQAYAQGGGVAEWAYIRDKFDAARPNGQFGMMESIGTMAGRINDATVITEGIARLKTMGVKYKMYGADKPIIEQLKAIADKQAKGPNAALAKEQVDKAIAEIEAAK; encoded by the coding sequence ATGAAACATCTGTCCCTGCTGGGCCTGCTCGGCCTCGTAGCCACCAGCGCCGCTCACGCGCAGGCGCCCGGCGCCAAGCCGGAATCGCCCTACCGCGCCTCGGCCACCAAGATTAACGACCTGGTACACACCAAGCTCGACGTGCGCTTCGACTACGCCAAGCGCTACCTCTACGGCAAAGAGTGGGTCACGCTCAAGCCACACGCCTACCCCACCGACTCGCTGCGGCTCGATGCCAAAGGCATGGACATCAAGGCCGTGGCTCTGGTGACCGGCGGCCAGCAAACGCCGCTGAAGTACAACTACGCCGACGGCATGAACCTGCGCATCAACCTGGGGCGCATGTTCAAGCCCGGCGAGGAGTACACCATCTACCTCGACTACACCGCCAAGCCCGACGAGCTAAAAGTGCAGGGCAGCGCGGCCATCACCGATGCCAAAGGCCTGTATTTCATCAACCCCGACTCGGCCACGGCCGGCAAGCCGGTGCAAATCTGGACGCAGGGCGAGACCGAAGGCTCCTCTGCCTGGTTCCCCACCATCGACCGGCCCAACCAGAAAACCACCGAGGAAATCTCGATGACAGTGCCCGCCAAATACGTGACGCTCAGCAACGGCAAGCTGGTGAGCAGCACGCCCGCCGGCTCCGGCCTGCGCACCGACACTTGGAAAATGGACCTGCCGCATGCCCCCTACCTGTTCATGATGGCGGTGGGCGACTTCAAAAAAACCACCGACACCTGGCGCGGCAAGGAGGTGAGCTACTACCTCGAGCCCAAGTACGCGCCCTTCGCCAAGCAGATTTTCGGCAACACCACCGACATGCTGGAGTTCTACTCCAACCGCCTCGGCGTGGAGTACCCGTGGAACAAATACAGCCAGATTGTGGCCCGCGACTACGTGAGCGGCGCCATGGAAAACACCACCGCCACCCTGCACGGCGAGCAGGTGCAGATGACCGACCGCGAGCTGCTGGACCGCCAGTACTCGAGCGAATCGGTGATTGCGCACGAGCTGTTTCACCAGTGGTTTGGCGATTACGTGACGGCCGAAAGCTGGAGCAACATCACCGTGAACGAGACGATGGCCGACTTCTCGGAAGGCCTCTACGCCGAGCACAAGTACGGCCGCGACGCCGCCGACGCCCACTACTACACCTACCTGCGCCGCTACCTGAGCTCGCCGCGCGACGCCGCCAAAACGCTGGTGCGCTTCCACTACGACCAGCAGGAAGAGGTGTTCGACCTGGTGAGCTACCAGAAGGGCGGCGCCATCATGGACATGCTGCGCACCTACCTGGGCGACGACGTGTTTTTCGCCGGCCTGCAGAAATACCTCAAGGATAATGCTTTCGGCAATGGCGAAGCGCACCAGATGCGCCTGGCATTCGAGGCCGTGTCGGGCCAGGATTTGAACTGGTTCTGGAACCAGTGGTACTATTCGCCCGGCCACCCCGTCGTGACCATCGACTACGCCTGGGACGCTGGCAAAAAAGTGCAGTCCGTGACCGTGAAGCAAACCCAGCCGGGTACGCCCTTCCAGCTGCCGTTCACCATCAATTACTACGTGGGCGGCAAGGCCATGCACCAGGCGGTGACGATGACCGAAGCCACTCAGACCTTCACCATGCCCCTGTCGGCCAAGCCCGACCTGGTGAACGTGGACGCCAGCAAGAAGCTGCTCTGGAACAAAACCGACAACAAGTCGGCCGCTGAGTTTGCCTACCAGTACGGCCACGCGCCCCTGTATGTGGACCGCCGCGAGGCCGTAGCCGCTGCCGCGAAGGACCAAACCACCAACGCCGCCTCGCGCGCCGTGCTACTGGCCGCCCTCAACGACAAGTTCTACGCCATTCGCGGCGCGGCCGCGCAAGCCCTGAAAATGGACGACAAAGCCGTGGCTAAAGCCGCCGCTCCCGCCCTGCGCAAGCTGGCCGCCACCGAGAAAAACACGGTGGTGCTGGCCCAGGTGCTCAGCTCGCTGGCACAGCTCAAAGACAAGAAGGACGAGAAGCTATTCAGCCAGCAGCTTAATAGCCAGTCGTATGCCGTGCAGTCGGCCGCGCTCCGGTCGCTGGCCGCCGTGCAGCCCGCCCAGGCTTTGGCGCGCGCCAAAATGCTGGAAAAAGAAAGCAACGGCGCCCTTGCCCAGGCCGTGATGCAGGCTTATGCCCAAGGCGGCGGGGTGGCTGAGTGGGCTTACATCCGCGACAAGTTCGACGCGGCCCGCCCCAATGGTCAGTTTGGCATGATGGAATCCATCGGCACGATGGCTGGCCGTATCAACGATGCCACCGTTATTACCGAAGGCATCGCCCGCCTCAAGACCATGGGCGTGAAGTACAAGATGTACGGGGCCGACAAACCCATCATCGAGCAACTGAAAGCCATTGCCGACAAACAAGCCAAAGGCCCCAACGCTGCCCTGGCCAAAGAGCAAGTCGACAAAGCAATTGCCGAAATCGAAGCCGCCAAGTAG
- a CDS encoding TonB-dependent receptor has translation MRLIRYATPLFCSFFAFNSLAQTAPADSARSLREVTVYGSRLNQVSGQTGRYVSVIPGRTLSQYPVASLDDLLRLLPALEVQSRGNFGTQADITLRGSTFNQVLILLDGMRLNDPLTGHFAGYFPITPAEIEQIEVVRGPGAALYGPDAVGGFVNIVTKTFAATHRPDAMELGGTFLAGEYDLKSTNAGFYGQEKGLRLAGGILNNTASGQQLNLPGGGRNDFRLNTYSLSGAYQISEKLSAAARASFDRRDYNAQNFYTTAAGDRAREITSRDWYQGQLRYDWNARARTELQLVSTASTDYYQYTPVSVASSHLMHYLNVQGQHQLTLSDKVRLTLGGQADRRAVRSNDQGRHAVWHQGAFAVAGLTPTNRLSLTAALRLDHDQAYGTEVVPQLTASQQVSEKLTVRGAVGRAIRAANFTEQYYSSIRPGTVPSGFNIGNPNLSAERTWSYEGGLDFQPLSALTLRATYFNRYGRNLIDYVGQSGSQVIETTGLTNLNPAATYRLAENLFAVTTRGLELEATTRAQLTPQLRLDGSLGYTYTHLDVAGDVVSQYLSNVAKQLITGNVSLTHRRFSVGVGGVYKQRAGQRTTPSATVNDAELTPSYVVVNGRLDVALLPDRVWVVGQAQNLFNAQYSDLLGAQMPGRWLMAGVRLALRK, from the coding sequence ATGCGACTTATTCGCTACGCCACGCCACTTTTCTGCTCTTTTTTTGCCTTTAACTCCCTCGCCCAGACCGCTCCGGCCGACAGCGCCCGCAGCCTGCGTGAGGTGACGGTGTACGGCTCGCGCCTGAACCAGGTATCGGGCCAGACCGGCCGCTACGTGTCAGTAATTCCGGGCCGCACGCTGAGCCAGTACCCCGTGGCCTCGCTCGACGACCTGCTGCGACTGCTGCCGGCCCTGGAGGTGCAGAGTCGCGGCAACTTCGGCACCCAGGCCGACATCACCCTGCGCGGCTCCACCTTCAACCAGGTCCTGATTCTGCTGGACGGCATGCGACTCAACGACCCGCTCACCGGCCATTTTGCGGGCTACTTCCCCATCACGCCGGCCGAGATTGAGCAGATTGAAGTGGTGCGCGGCCCCGGTGCGGCGCTCTACGGCCCCGACGCCGTGGGCGGCTTCGTCAACATCGTGACCAAGACCTTCGCCGCCACCCACCGCCCCGATGCCATGGAGCTGGGCGGCACTTTCCTAGCCGGCGAGTACGATTTGAAAAGCACCAACGCCGGCTTCTACGGGCAGGAGAAAGGCCTGCGCCTGGCCGGTGGCATTCTCAACAACACGGCCAGCGGCCAGCAACTCAATCTGCCCGGCGGCGGCCGCAACGATTTTAGGCTCAATACCTACTCCCTGTCGGGGGCTTACCAGATTAGCGAAAAGCTGAGCGCCGCCGCCCGCGCCAGCTTCGACCGGCGCGACTACAACGCCCAGAACTTCTATACCACTGCGGCCGGCGACCGCGCCCGCGAAATCACTTCGCGCGATTGGTATCAGGGCCAATTGCGCTACGACTGGAACGCCCGCGCCCGCACCGAGCTGCAGCTGGTGAGCACCGCCAGCACCGATTACTACCAGTACACGCCCGTTTCGGTGGCCAGCAGCCACCTCATGCACTACCTCAACGTGCAGGGCCAGCACCAGCTCACGCTCTCAGATAAAGTGCGTCTGACGCTGGGCGGCCAGGCCGACCGCCGCGCCGTGCGCAGCAACGACCAGGGCCGCCACGCCGTGTGGCACCAAGGCGCATTCGCCGTGGCCGGCCTCACGCCCACCAATCGCCTGAGCCTCACGGCCGCCCTGCGCCTCGACCACGACCAGGCCTACGGCACCGAGGTGGTGCCCCAACTCACCGCCAGCCAGCAGGTGAGCGAGAAGCTGACGGTGCGCGGCGCCGTGGGCCGCGCCATTCGGGCGGCCAATTTTACGGAGCAGTATTACTCGTCCATTCGGCCCGGCACGGTGCCCAGCGGCTTCAATATCGGCAACCCCAACCTGAGCGCCGAGCGCACCTGGAGCTACGAGGGTGGCCTCGATTTCCAGCCCTTGTCGGCCCTGACGCTGCGCGCCACCTATTTCAACCGCTACGGCCGCAACCTGATTGACTACGTGGGCCAGTCGGGCAGCCAGGTAATTGAGACGACAGGCCTCACCAACCTGAACCCCGCCGCTACCTATCGGCTGGCCGAAAACCTGTTTGCCGTGACCACCCGGGGCCTGGAGCTGGAAGCCACCACCCGCGCCCAGCTCACGCCCCAGCTGCGCCTTGACGGCAGCCTGGGCTACACCTATACCCACCTCGACGTGGCCGGCGACGTGGTGTCGCAGTACCTCAGCAACGTGGCTAAACAGCTCATTACCGGCAACGTGAGCCTGACGCACCGGCGTTTTAGCGTGGGCGTGGGGGGAGTCTATAAGCAGCGCGCCGGCCAGCGCACCACCCCCAGCGCCACCGTCAACGACGCGGAGCTGACGCCCAGCTACGTGGTCGTCAACGGGCGCCTGGACGTGGCGCTGCTGCCCGACCGGGTGTGGGTGGTGGGACAGGCCCAGAACCTGTTCAACGCACAGTATTCAGACCTGCTGGGCGCCCAAATGCCCGGCCGCTGGCTGATGGCCGGCGTGCGGCTGGCCCTGCGCAAATAG
- a CDS encoding LLM class flavin-dependent oxidoreductase, translating to MKFGYWMPVFGGWLRNVEDEQMPTDWSYVKQLAQRSEAWGYDLTLIAELYLNDIKGTEAPSLEAWSTASALAAVTEQLEIMVAVRPTFHNPALLAKQAANIDLIAPGRLSLNVVSSWWRDEATKYGLHFEQHDDRYARTKEWLDVVTNLWQQDHFSYQGKYYQVADNILQPKPAKAPFLYAGGESEAAKDLISSQCDGYVMHGDSPEQIGARIADMRRRREQKGLPPMKFGVAGYAIVRENEQDVKKELDRITNVQASASGYGNYQQWLAGTQLEQQVSLHDYSVSNRGLRTGLTGTSAQLQDRIGAFEQVGVDFFLLQASPQLEEMERFSESVIQVLA from the coding sequence ATGAAATTTGGATATTGGATGCCCGTTTTCGGGGGCTGGCTGCGCAACGTCGAAGACGAGCAGATGCCCACCGACTGGAGCTACGTGAAGCAGCTGGCGCAGCGAAGTGAAGCCTGGGGCTACGACCTGACGCTGATTGCCGAGTTGTACCTCAATGACATCAAGGGCACCGAAGCGCCGTCGCTGGAAGCGTGGAGCACAGCCTCGGCCCTGGCTGCCGTAACCGAGCAGCTGGAAATAATGGTGGCCGTGCGCCCCACCTTTCACAACCCCGCGCTGCTGGCCAAGCAGGCCGCCAACATCGACCTGATTGCGCCGGGCCGCCTGTCGCTCAATGTGGTGTCGAGTTGGTGGCGCGATGAGGCCACCAAGTACGGCCTGCACTTCGAGCAGCACGACGACCGGTACGCCCGCACCAAGGAGTGGCTCGACGTGGTGACCAACCTGTGGCAGCAGGACCATTTCAGCTACCAGGGCAAGTATTACCAGGTGGCCGACAACATCCTGCAACCCAAGCCCGCCAAAGCCCCGTTCCTGTACGCCGGCGGCGAGTCGGAAGCGGCTAAGGACCTCATTTCGAGCCAGTGCGACGGCTACGTGATGCACGGCGACTCGCCGGAGCAAATCGGGGCCCGCATTGCCGACATGCGCCGCCGCCGCGAACAGAAAGGCCTGCCGCCCATGAAATTCGGCGTGGCCGGCTACGCCATTGTGCGCGAAAACGAGCAGGACGTGAAGAAGGAGCTGGACCGCATTACCAACGTGCAGGCCTCGGCCTCGGGCTACGGCAATTACCAGCAGTGGCTGGCCGGCACGCAGCTGGAGCAGCAGGTGTCGCTGCACGACTACTCGGTATCGAACCGCGGCCTGCGCACCGGCCTCACCGGCACGTCTGCTCAGCTGCAGGACCGCATTGGTGCCTTCGAGCAGGTGGGAGTCGATTTCTTCCTGTTACAGGCCAGCCCGCAGCTGGAGGAGATGGAGCGGTTTTCAGAGTCGGTTATTCAAGTATTGGCGTAG
- a CDS encoding amino acid permease has product MLKKSLELLRAEAAETGANTLKRSLNGISLIAIGIGVIIGAGLFSLTGIAAANNAGPAVTLSFVVAAVGCAFSALCYAEFAALVPVSGSAYTYSYATMGELFAWIIGWDLVLEYSVGAATVAISWSQYLIKFLGKYGLHIPARLVMSPFESAKLADGSTVSGYVNVPAMLIVLAITAIVTRGTKGSAWFNALVVALKVAVVLVFIALGWQYIDPANYQPYIPANTGTFGEFGLSGILRGAGVIFFVFIGFDIVATMAQETKNPQRNMPIGILGSLAVCTVLFVLFGHVLTGLANYTEFKNSAAPVAIAIEKTPYAWLSSAVILAILVGYTSVILVDLLGQSRVFFSMSKDGLLPPVFSRLHPTFNTPAQSTLLLGTFIALFAGFVPISVVGEMTSIGTLLAFVMVCLGVMIMRRTNPDAPRSFRTPWVPLVPILGIVVCLVMMASLPWETWLRLIVWLALGMLIYFGYGKKHSKLRLAQGDAPMPASASSGR; this is encoded by the coding sequence ATGTTAAAAAAATCACTCGAGCTGCTGCGGGCTGAAGCGGCCGAAACGGGAGCTAACACTCTTAAACGCAGCCTCAACGGCATCAGCCTCATTGCCATCGGCATCGGCGTAATTATCGGAGCCGGTCTGTTTTCGCTCACGGGCATTGCCGCGGCCAACAACGCCGGGCCAGCCGTGACGCTCTCCTTCGTGGTGGCCGCCGTGGGCTGCGCCTTCTCGGCGCTGTGCTATGCCGAATTTGCGGCGCTGGTGCCCGTTTCGGGCAGCGCCTACACGTATTCGTACGCTACCATGGGCGAGCTGTTTGCCTGGATTATTGGCTGGGATTTGGTGCTCGAATACTCGGTGGGGGCGGCCACGGTGGCCATCAGCTGGTCGCAGTACCTCATCAAGTTTCTGGGAAAGTACGGGCTGCATATTCCGGCCCGGCTGGTGATGTCGCCCTTTGAAAGCGCCAAGCTGGCCGATGGCTCCACCGTGAGCGGCTACGTGAACGTGCCGGCCATGCTCATTGTGCTGGCCATCACGGCCATCGTCACGCGCGGCACCAAAGGCTCGGCCTGGTTCAACGCCCTGGTGGTGGCCCTGAAGGTGGCCGTGGTGCTGGTGTTCATTGCGCTAGGCTGGCAATACATCGACCCGGCCAATTACCAACCCTACATTCCCGCCAATACCGGCACGTTTGGCGAGTTCGGCCTGAGCGGCATTCTGCGCGGGGCGGGCGTCATCTTCTTCGTGTTCATCGGGTTCGACATTGTGGCCACCATGGCCCAGGAAACCAAGAACCCGCAGCGCAACATGCCCATCGGCATCCTCGGCTCGCTGGCGGTGTGCACGGTGCTGTTCGTGCTGTTCGGCCACGTACTCACGGGCCTGGCCAACTACACCGAGTTCAAAAACAGCGCTGCGCCCGTGGCCATTGCCATCGAAAAAACGCCGTACGCCTGGCTGTCGTCGGCTGTGATTCTGGCCATTCTGGTGGGCTACACCTCCGTGATTCTGGTCGATTTGCTGGGGCAGTCGCGGGTGTTCTTCTCGATGTCGAAGGACGGGCTGCTGCCGCCGGTGTTCTCGCGCCTGCACCCCACGTTCAACACGCCTGCGCAGTCAACGCTGCTGCTGGGCACCTTCATCGCGCTGTTTGCGGGCTTCGTGCCCATCTCGGTGGTGGGCGAGATGACGAGCATCGGCACGCTGCTGGCCTTCGTGATGGTTTGCCTCGGGGTAATGATTATGCGCCGCACCAACCCCGACGCGCCGCGCTCCTTCCGCACGCCATGGGTGCCGCTGGTGCCCATTCTGGGCATTGTGGTGTGTCTCGTGATGATGGCCTCGCTGCCCTGGGAAACGTGGCTGCGCCTCATTGTGTGGCTGGCGCTGGGCATGCTCATCTACTTCGGCTACGGCAAGAAGCACAGCAAGCTTCGCCTGGCACAGGGCGACGCGCCAATGCCGGCTAGTGCGTCGTCAGGCCGTTAG